Genomic window (Nymphaea colorata isolate Beijing-Zhang1983 chromosome 1, ASM883128v2, whole genome shotgun sequence):
TATTTTCTGTTAGCTTTAtactttgaaattttaaaatccatAAGATATTCCATGAGATATTCACAAGAAAATCAAACTTTCTATTTAATACCCAATAGAAACCACATCAATGAAAAACTGAGAAGGATACTTATAAGGGTAATGTCATCCAGCAGAATAGCAAAACAGTAATGCAAGAATTCTCAAAGTAAGGAATAGAACCTTTTCGTAAAGCTTAAAACCATTCCCCACAAGATGCCTCGCCACAAAATTAATAAGTGCAGGCGGCATAAATTCTAACTTCATATCCAGGTTTGCAATTGTTCTGCAGCACAAGATGAAGTTCCTTTACTAAAGAGACCGGAAAAGGGCTACATAAACCACAGCTTTCTTGGCAGAATGTAAGTTGATTGTTCAGTGTGCCAGCACATGTTCAGATTTTCAGCATGTTAGAAACCTTAGTCATTAGTTGGACTACTCAAAGCTAAAGTGGTATTTCTGCAGCAACACAGATAGGTGGTGGATGTAGTACAAAAAAGGCCAGCAAGACATAGTCTTCAAACTTGACATCTATTAAGCCCTTCTAGGCACAAATTCAGCCATTCATTTAGATATACAGCATTATTTATTTagtattttttatatctttccCCATGAATCATTGATAGGTAGACTaacaaatccaaaaaatggGGTCTGCAGTAACCAGGCTAGTGTAATATCAATTTCACAATAAGCCACCAAAAGATGTGAAGCTACTTGGAAGCCCGCTGAATTAGTTTAGCAAATGGGCATTAAATCTAATAGTGAGATCCATGGTTTAAGAAACATTTTCAGGTCACAAGATTGATCATGGTGGTTCCATCATCTTACATTGTAAATGACAACACATAGAAGAAATGTTTGATGGGGGAATAAAAAGGCAGCCTCATTATTCAGAAGTGAAAAACATCCACAACTTCTCAATAAGGCTTGATAGCAAGCCAGTGCATTCCATCTCTTAATTTACTGATATCATTTGAAAGTGTACCACTATCAAATCCACATGTTGCATGTAGACCTTGCCAGCTTGAGCTCCAAATGACCAACTTCACTCTTGACAGTGTCTAGGCTTGATGGCCTGGAAAGTGTAGaacaaaaaaaggagaagacaaGAAGAGGACAGAATAGCTTCTGGCTATTTCCTTTTGTATAGATTTGACCATGAACTCTTCGGTCACTGCATGAAAATCTATATGACCATATGCAAAACACCTCAAACACAGGCATGAGACActtcatgttttgcatgtcagGTATTGAACCATCAGGCTTTACCGGTGTTTCTGCCATTTGAAAGCACCCACCTATATTATTACATGGGCTACTTTTTTGGTCATGGCACAATAACTTCCAAAGTGCAGAGGAAGTGGAACTTACCTAAAATAGCTCTTATCTGAGCTTACTTTTTGTAATGCAAAGCCGCCAATCAAATCCATTCGCACAACATCTTTTGGCTCCGGAATTCCATCAGAGGTGAAGCCATCGGTGCTCACATTTACGTGGTCCACATCAATCTGATTATGACAGGATTAAAGACTATTATCTCATGCATAACAAGATTGAAATCCTATCTAGCCAGtcaaaaaaattctggaaagtTCTAGATTTAAGAATCTTTACCGAATTAAACAGCACAATGACAAGTCCATCTTCATAGAGTTCTAGCTCAAAAAAGTGCACAATAGCCTCTCTCACTGAAAGCGGCCATGGTACTTTCATCCTTTCTTCCAGTGCAGAAATTTTGCAGCTTTAGAAGTGAAAACATCCTAAAACCTATAAAAACGTAAAAGGGTGGTAAAACTAACCTCACTAGTGAAATCTGCTCACCAACACGAATTTTCTTCAAAGATGTAGACAAGAGGACTTTGAATGGTGGAATTACAGCTTGGGGCCACCTGATAAAGAATAGCTTAAAATCATGAGCCGAAATGAGTATTCCAAATCCATTAATTAGATCATGACAAGCAGTCAACCCCACCAGTCTCCATTTCAAGTATCTGGTCAGTAGACCACACAGAAAGTCGGATATAATGTGGTATGACCTAGTACACATTTTCGTCTCTGCACTAGAGGTAGAGCTGTAGGAAGATGGAAAACCATGCTATGCTTTCTGTGGTACAAGATAAGAATGGAGATCTCTCATCAATTTATGTTGCTCAAATCAAACATCTCTGGATTATCCTAGAAACCAAGCAAGTATTATGTGCAGTTAGTCGTCTAATTCTTATCTATTTGCAGATGACATTGGCTTCAAATAGCATATCCAAAATGACATAGGATGATGCAAGTTCTTTTTAAGTGGGTTTCATGTAGATCCTGAAACTACTGTGCACATAATTTGTGTTTCAGTGATAATGGTTAATCTTGTCATATCTCAGAAGTTCAGCCTCTCAAACTTATGAACACACAAGatgtataaatttttttaatcagtCAAAATGTAACGGTCAACTGCTTgattttggaaagaaagaaagaaagataaagcaTGATAGTTCACTATGATGGCTACTTGGTACAACTTAATCAAAGTATAATAGTTAGAAGATGAACCAATTCATGCAGCACTGACCTGCTTGGGACCAAGGTTTGACCTCAGGACCTAGCATACATTATGCAAGTAATGGCTAGTAGATAGCCGTCATTGTGTTGGTCAGCTTCCAGAGTGTCCCTTGGCAATCAAGATTCAGGTCTGGCCTTATGGAACACCTGATTATCCTCACTACAATTCAGATCCTACAAGGCATAATTTAAAAGAACCCAAGGGGGATACGACCAACCTGCCCTTACCGGACCCAAATATTTTCCCCTTATTTTGAAGATCTAcgtatttataatttttatagtCAAAACAAGTGGTGAATGCatataaatatgtatgtataaaaaTGGTCTATCAGAATTCAGGCGTATGCACATTGCCCAAACCTTTTATAGTGATACtatggaaacatatttccatgTTTACAACCATGATATTAGGCCACTTcaccaaaaaaattgttcactacttttatgattttatctaatAGCATCTATATCAAGGTGACATAATTACCAATCTGGACATTACACTCAGACTTATCAATATGGATGGGCACCATACTAACAGATTCTTACATGGTGCAGAATATGTCCTCAGCCACTTCAATGTCATGACATCCAAcctaagtcacataggtaccAGTATGGGTGCAGATCTGGGTATGAGCACGGCAACTTTAGAAAATCTCGGTACGGGCGTATGGtaggatatatgtatatatatatatatatatatatatatatatatatataatgtgtgtgtatgtgtgtaaaataacacaaaaaatcaaaatgaaagcaacatttaaacaaacaagtgatataaataaaaacattcatgttaatgaacaataactctaaaaacaaaatgaaaactgagttggaaaaaattaagTAATGTAAAATTAAGCAGTCTCGGTCTAAAAGGTACCAAAGTATGTCCAAGTACCCagtttgggtacgggtacggtgaCACAGGTATGTGGGTACGTAGACCTTCTCGAAGTACCCACATAACTTAGCATCTAactaaaatgaaataacatgcaCAAATAGTGTTTTATTTGCTGTTTCACCTCAGGATGAATTTTATCTGTTAGAGTGCCACTGTGAAACACCAAACAAAATGAACAGACAAGAACCTATACACATTTGCTGAGATTGTGCACTTAGCAGTTATGTATTTGGTTGTCTCACTAATAAAGAGTGACTCCCACTTGTAAGatttacaaacaaaaaacataatattCTCACCATTTGGAATAGAGCTCAGACTCCCATGAAACACACAAACCTGGAAAAGGATAGGAAATTACTAAAGGCAGGAATAACAAGCTATTGCACACAATAAGCCGTTGCTaaatttttccaagagaaaaattagaaactGAACTTACAAACATCAATAGGACCATTAACATAGCCTTCTGCAAGCAAAGTATGGAAAGGAGTGCCATTTGGAGCTTCCCGATACATCACACGGAGTTGACCATCATCTTTCTTTAACTACAAGAACATGAAAGTATTCAAGATCCTAAGAACAATAGGAAATACAATAAAAGTGCATGTGCAAAATGGTAAGATTATTAACCACAATTTGAATGAATTGACTTGGAATCGCAAAGTTATATACGCATGAGTTTGTCACAGTAAAAACAGAGGACCAAGCATTAAGATGGCCCTGAGTTTGTCAAAGTAAAAACAGAGGACCAGGTCCTACCATACGAATTAGCGGAAAGTAGATGCACCATACAAAATCATTTTTAGCTACTTTTGATTATTATATAGACACTTTTGTTTACTTGTGTAGTCTGAATTTTTCACAGCTATAAGCATCTGGttgctttccaaatgataatCCAACATAATCCCATAACTTTTACATATCAAAAGGAAAATTAAGGAAGCCCAAGCAGATTGAGCATGTAGTAAGAATGATTAGCAGCACCATTTTTCcgagaaaaaataatttaacattATTTTGAATAAAACAATCTTCCCTAGtaatttcaaaactttaaaatgcTGAAATAAAGATCTACATTATTACTCTATCGATATGTACTTTATGTGTTTGCTTATCAATGTGTTTAAGCATGCGTGCGTATAGTTGAAGGATTGTTATGATAGCTAAAACCATTCAAGATTAATGTACGCATAGAAATAAAAATCattaatctgaaaaaaaaaacattaaagaaatatttctttatttctaaACCAACAACTTCAGGAAAAAGTTACAACAGAATTCACCTTCCAATCATTCTGCGACAATGATTGACTCTTGgcaatatcattttcatttcctgGAACACTTCTCAGCATCTGAAGAAAATTCCAGACATCTGCAGTGTGTTTTTCTACAACCTTCTCTGGATCGCCTTCACAATGTCAACATCATAAATgaggtttaaactttaaagcacaAACAAAGAGCTGAATGCAGCAACTACTTCGGATAATGCACAAGAAAAAACCAGCATAGAAGAAAATTCACGGACTGCTGCAAGAGATGGTTTGGGTATGCAGACGTGCCTTGAACATCAATTTAGACATTAGCACCTTACATGTAAGAATCGTTGGCCCGTGTTTTTCATGATAAAGAAAACACTCACTcatcgtgtgccctttcttcttTGGTAATGGCTCTTAAGCATGATCATTTTCTTCCCATTGCATAAAAGCCgcaagggaaagaaaggagaaCAAAGATAAAGCCCACTCTGGTGAAAATCGATGACTAGCTCCTAACACATGTTACGCATCATAAATCTATTGCAAGGCAGCCAAACCCCCTGACAGGCCTGAAGGCTTTAGCAAATCTTTCGTTTTATCCTCTAGGAGactcattaatttttcaaaactcagaCAATCGTAAATTGATGCTTGCTTTCCTTATAGAAATGTAACTTTTATTTGGTCTGATCCGACGAGTTTTATTTGCTCCACGAGGATGGGTTATCGGCACCGGTATAGCTTAACATTCATAGATTGCTCAAGGGACAAGGGAACAGCCGCCTGTTCCGAACCATGGATTTCAGAGACTGTCTCGTTTGATCATGTGCACGGAAAAGGAATGGTGAAACAGCCAATCCCTTGAATATGATCTGGCGCGAAGCCAGACGCGACTTCTTCTATTTGACATGATCAGTGATGAGAAGTCAAATCGTCGTTTTGGAACAAAAACGTCTATATAAGATTCAGACcataatatcatttttttttctgcaaataatCGAGTCCTCGACCAATCATCAGAATCAGAGATTTCCGCATTTACATGCTTCAGCTCTTAAGAGATATCCTATGATCCCGATTCGGCAAATTCATTTCAGATCGACATGTCGAACGAAAAAAGGATCAAGATAGACAAATCACGCTAGACATGGCGGCGGATTCATGGCTCCCCACAACCGAGCTTATGATCGAAAGTCAGATAATTACAGAAGCTACGGACGATTTTGCTCGCACCAATAATCAGGAACACGAATATGAACTCAAAAGAAACGGGTGTGAAAGAAGCCATCCACCAACCTTCAAACTGCCCAGAGGAGGAAGACCGGAAAAGTTGACGCTTGACAAGAGCTCTCACCGAGTCTTTGCTGGTCAGTTTAGGCGATATCAACGTGCTGTCTAATCTCTTCCTGTACTGAAGtaccttctccttcttctccatcttGGCACCACCTTCCTCAATGCCGCTTCACgttattttgtttcttcatcaaAGCGGTACGTCTCCTCTCCTGCCGGAACTTCAACGATGCCGACGAAGAATGGCGAAACGAAAAAGACAAAGAGTTCGGCCTACGCCTTTCAGACCGTGGACTTGAATGCCGCGATGACCGGCGTTTCCATCATCACCTGACAAGCATGGCAGTTTcgagaaataataaaaatgtctACTGTTATTTTCATAAGGACATAAACCTCCCATGGCCTGCACAGGTTATCAAATCACAGTAACAGTAAACGGGTGCCAAACAGCTCTTCTCATTTCATTTAACAAGTTGACACAACAA
Coding sequences:
- the LOC116259495 gene encoding uncharacterized protein LOC116259495 yields the protein MEKKEKVLQYRKRLDSTLISPKLTSKDSVRALVKRQLFRSSSSGQFEGDPEKVVEKHTADVWNFLQMLRSVPGNENDIAKSQSLSQNDWKLKKDDGQLRVMYREAPNGTPFHTLLAEGYVNGPIDVCLCVSWESELYSKWWPQAVIPPFKVLLSTSLKKIRVGEQISLVRMKVPWPLSVREAIVHFFELELYEDGLVIVLFNSIDVDHVNVSTDGFTSDGIPEPKDVVRMDLIGGFALQKVSSDKSYFRTIANLDMKLEFMPPALINFVARHLVGNGFKLYEKAIISAAKGDKDFDTVLENGPLYVQLRNGLLNLGESVDAADHSRSEHSSEITDEQTVAVVRSPMHVSEIEIDDAQVAESSFGSPCSSESSGQEKGTVSHEVKLALEMLDTAISLVREHTLTLQSPIQTNNVLDELVSSNSRTNGLLRKEAEVHTEEANEGMIAKNMRDLEAEPATSLLPKVGIAGEETSPWDEEAADKSDSDNSRKVFGEVDVKTNGIHKSRYSPFRWKIFEKKQRICCLNIV